The Nitrogeniibacter aestuarii genome has a window encoding:
- a CDS encoding DUF6708 domain-containing protein: MNENRWENDRNVTEVALAPASAGGIKTLPRSTEMVSSKELDSRSFSEVTGANASYLQVVWGDVSDRTMGAGMVVLLTPFFSLLPFVAFYMFGDDDLGVLSAALLMMLLLCFLYYVSVASFVIVPRGEVVRFCRKSGKIYKAYAPRKQVIGFVVPTKRRAEIVAYDWANVRAEITKGYYATGATAGRLHFLQLAVLDPQTKQVIDRFIIGKKSFVGFADRVQLWELIRRYMQEPDRKWDYVPTNVYRESSFESFDYANPVSIFLRNETTPAFFIGLFGWLLSPVMALAGVSRWIIFHLTTAPDWRELDRSVFQYPEQRDEQKPNLSAAERRRRVRWMWVWVLSVGLAMAGFVAIAVMHSSV; encoded by the coding sequence ATGAATGAGAACCGTTGGGAGAATGATCGGAATGTGACGGAGGTGGCGTTGGCTCCAGCTTCTGCGGGGGGCATCAAGACGTTGCCGAGATCGACTGAAATGGTCAGCAGTAAGGAGCTTGATTCACGCTCTTTCTCTGAGGTAACTGGGGCAAACGCAAGCTATCTTCAAGTCGTTTGGGGGGATGTGTCGGATAGAACAATGGGAGCAGGGATGGTTGTTCTGTTGACGCCATTTTTCTCTCTTCTGCCGTTCGTGGCGTTTTATATGTTTGGTGATGATGACCTAGGCGTCTTGAGTGCCGCATTACTCATGATGCTGCTTTTGTGTTTTCTCTATTACGTATCAGTTGCGTCATTTGTCATTGTTCCAAGAGGTGAAGTTGTTCGTTTTTGTAGAAAGAGCGGGAAAATTTACAAAGCATACGCCCCGCGAAAACAAGTAATTGGCTTTGTGGTTCCGACGAAACGGCGTGCAGAAATCGTTGCCTATGACTGGGCCAATGTCCGTGCCGAGATCACGAAGGGTTACTACGCGACCGGAGCAACAGCGGGCCGACTGCATTTTCTCCAACTGGCCGTCCTGGATCCTCAGACCAAGCAGGTGATCGACCGCTTCATCATCGGAAAGAAGTCTTTCGTCGGGTTCGCCGACCGGGTCCAGCTTTGGGAATTGATTCGCCGCTACATGCAGGAGCCCGATCGCAAGTGGGACTATGTCCCGACGAACGTTTACCGTGAGTCGAGTTTCGAATCTTTCGACTACGCCAATCCGGTATCCATCTTCCTGCGTAACGAGACGACCCCGGCCTTCTTCATCGGTCTCTTCGGTTGGCTTCTGAGCCCCGTGATGGCACTGGCCGGTGTCAGTCGCTGGATCATCTTCCATCTGACGACCGCGCCGGATTGGCGCGAGCTGGATCGATCGGTATTTCAATACCCCGAGCAGCGCGACGAACAAAAACCGAATCTGAGTGCTGCGGAACGCAGGCGTCGGGTTCGTTGGATGTGGGTCTGGGTGCTGTCGGTGGGGCTCGCGATGGCAGGCTTTGTGGCGATCGCGGTGATGCATTCAAGCGTTTGA
- a CDS encoding DUF6708 domain-containing protein gives MNENRWENDRNVTETALKPVSAGVVKTLPSSLELVSSKELDSRSFSEITGVNDSYLQITWGDSLDRTMGLLLMFFLAPLLLSIPLFILYLDVFKTSDFSVFSFLISIFFCFIGYIGIKAFVFAPNGEVVRFCRNDGKIYRGYANRKRQLGFVVPTKRSAEIVAYDWANVRAEITKGYYATGATAGRLHFLQLAVLDPQTKQVIDRFIIGKKSFVGFADRVQLWELIRRYMQEPDRKWDYVPTNVYRESSFESFDYANPVSIFLRNETTPAFFIGLFGWLLSPVMALAGVSRWIIFHLTTAPDWRELDRTVFQYPEQGDEQKPNLSATERKRRVRWMWVWGLSVGLVMAGFVAIAVMHSSV, from the coding sequence ATGAATGAGAACCGTTGGGAGAATGATCGGAATGTGACGGAGACGGCTTTGAAGCCTGTTTCTGCTGGAGTCGTCAAGACTTTGCCAAGCTCATTGGAGTTGGTCAGCAGCAAGGAGCTTGATTCGCGATCCTTTTCAGAAATAACCGGTGTTAACGACAGCTATCTGCAGATTACGTGGGGTGATTCTTTGGATCGAACAATGGGGCTGTTGCTTATGTTTTTTCTGGCCCCATTGTTGCTGAGTATTCCCCTATTTATACTTTATTTAGATGTATTTAAGACAAGCGATTTTAGTGTCTTTTCTTTTCTTATCTCAATTTTTTTCTGCTTTATTGGGTATATTGGAATTAAAGCCTTTGTCTTTGCTCCAAATGGCGAAGTAGTTCGTTTTTGTAGGAATGACGGGAAAATATATAGGGGTTACGCAAACAGGAAACGTCAACTTGGTTTTGTAGTCCCGACGAAACGGAGCGCAGAAATCGTTGCCTATGACTGGGCCAATGTCCGTGCCGAGATCACGAAGGGTTACTACGCGACCGGAGCAACCGCGGGCCGGCTGCATTTTCTCCAACTGGCCGTGTTGGATCCTCAGACCAAGCAGGTGATCGACCGCTTCATCATCGGAAAGAAGTCTTTCGTCGGGTTCGCCGACCGGGTCCAGCTTTGGGAATTGATTCGCCGCTACATGCAGGAGCCCGATCGCAAGTGGGACTATGTCCCGACGAACGTTTACCGTGAGTCGAGTTTCGAATCCTTCGACTACGCCAATCCGGTATCCATCTTCCTGCGAAACGAGACGACCCCGGCCTTCTTCATCGGTCTCTTCGGTTGGCTTCTGAGCCCCGTGATGGCACTGGCCGGTGTCAGTCGCTGGATCATCTTCCATCTGACGACCGCGCCGGATTGGCGCGAACTGGATCGAACGGTATTTCAATACCCCGAGCAGGGCGACGAGCAAAAACCCAATCTGAGTGCTACGGAACGCAAGCGCCGGGTTCGTTGGATGTGGGTCTGGGGGCTGTCGGTGGGGCTCGTGATGGCAGGCTTTGTGGCGATCGCGGTCATGCATTCAAGCGTTTGA
- a CDS encoding ion transporter has translation MFAFVSRAPDGSVSLGWVESVVQLVIVVSLAAFALETLPDLTDGQKSVLGLVELGCVGVFSLEYVVRLALTRPWRKYAFSFFGVVDLVAILPFYLSLGVGTESVRALRLLRLFRMLKLMRYNTAMLRFYRALCLAREELTLFGTAALILLYLSGVGVYQFEHAVQPEVFRSVFDGLWWALCTLTTVGYGDLYPVTMGGRIFTFVILVIGLGVIAVPTGLVASAMSEARHQIEREMDAEARQQTLVVEEPENAVVNRP, from the coding sequence TTGTTCGCGTTTGTGAGCCGTGCCCCGGATGGTTCGGTTTCCCTCGGCTGGGTGGAATCGGTGGTTCAGCTGGTGATCGTGGTGTCGCTGGCGGCGTTTGCGCTGGAGACGCTGCCGGATCTGACTGACGGCCAGAAGTCGGTGCTCGGTTTGGTCGAGTTGGGGTGTGTGGGTGTCTTCAGCCTTGAGTATGTCGTGCGTCTGGCGCTGACCCGGCCCTGGCGAAAGTACGCCTTCAGTTTCTTTGGGGTGGTTGATCTGGTGGCCATCCTTCCGTTCTATCTCAGCCTCGGGGTCGGGACGGAGTCGGTGAGGGCGCTGCGCTTGTTGCGTCTGTTTCGCATGCTCAAGCTCATGCGCTACAACACGGCAATGCTGCGCTTCTACCGGGCTTTGTGTCTGGCGCGCGAAGAACTGACCCTGTTCGGCACGGCGGCGCTGATCCTGCTGTATCTGTCGGGTGTCGGGGTGTATCAGTTCGAGCACGCGGTTCAGCCCGAGGTGTTCAGGTCGGTCTTCGATGGCTTGTGGTGGGCGTTGTGCACGCTCACCACGGTTGGATACGGTGATCTGTATCCGGTGACCATGGGCGGGCGAATTTTCACTTTCGTGATTCTGGTGATCGGCCTGGGTGTCATTGCCGTTCCGACGGGCCTGGTGGCCTCGGCCATGTCGGAGGCGCGGCATCAGATCGAGCGTGAAATGGATGCCGAAGCACGTCAGCAAACCTTGGTGGTCGAAGAGCCGGAAAACGCAGTGGTGAACCGCCCTTGA